In Melospiza melodia melodia isolate bMelMel2 chromosome 11, bMelMel2.pri, whole genome shotgun sequence, the following proteins share a genomic window:
- the PRKAA2 gene encoding 5'-AMP-activated protein kinase catalytic subunit alpha-2 isoform X1, whose amino-acid sequence MAEKQKHDGRVKIGHYVLGDTLGVGTFGKVKIGEHQLTGHKVAVKILNRQKIRSLDVVGKIKREIQNLKLFRHPHIIKLYQVISTPTDFFMVMEYVSGGELFDYICKHGRVEEAEARRLFQQILSAVDYCHRHMVVHRDLKPENVLLDAHMNAKIADFGLSNMMSDGEFLRTSCGSPNYAAPEVISGRLYAGPEVDIWSCGVILYALLCGTLPFDDEHVPTLFKKIRGGVFYIPEYLNRSVATLLMHMLQVDPLKRATIKDIREHEWFKEELPSYLFPEDPSYDATVIDDEAVREVCEKFECTESEVMNSLYSGDPQDQLAVAYHLVIDNRRIMNQASEFYLASSPPTGSFMDDSALHIPPGVKPHPERMPPLIADSPKARCPLDALNTTKPKPLTVKKAKWHLGIRSQSKPYDIMAEVYRAMKQLDFEWKVVNAYHLRVRRKNPVTGNYVKMSLQLYQVDNRSYLLDFKSIDDEVMEQRSGSSTPQRSCSAAGLHRPRLSIDAAAATECQSLMGSLSGSFVGSIPSVPPRLGSHTMDFFEMCASLIMALAR is encoded by the exons TTGGTGAGCACCAGCTGACGGGGCACAAAGTGGCAGTGAAAATACTGAACAGGCAGAAAATCCGCAGCCTGGATGTGGTGGGGAAGATCAAACGGGAAATCCAAAACCTGAAACTCTTCCGGCACCCCCACATTATCAAACT GTACCAGGTGATCAGCACACCAACAGACTTCTTCATGGTCATGGAATACGTGTCCGGGGGGGAATTGTTTGATTACATCTGTAAGCACGGACGT gtCGAGGAGGCAGAAGCTCGACGCCTTTTCCAGCAGATCCTGTCTGCAGTGGATTACTGCCACAGGCACATGGTGGTGCACAGGGACCTGAAGCCAGAGAACGTGCTGCTGGATGCACACATGAATGCAAAGATAGCTGATTTTG GGCTGTCCAACATGATGTCAGATGGTGAATTTCTACGCACCAGCTGTGGTTCCCCAAATTATGCAGCCCCTGAAGTCATCTCTGGAAG GCTCTATGCTGGCCCAGAGGTGGACATCTGGAGCTGTGGTGTCATCCTCTACGCCCTCCTGTGTGGCACTCTGCCTTTTGATGACGAGCACGTCCCCACCCTGTTCAAGAAGATCCGTGGGGGGGTGTTTTACATCCCGGAATACCTCAACCGCTCCGTGGCCACGCTCCTCATGCACATGCTGCAGGTGGACCCCCTCAAGAGAGCCACCATCAAGGACATCAG ggaacacgagtGGTtcaaggaggagctgcccagctaCCTGTTCCCGGAGGACCCTTCCTACGACGCCACGGTCATCGACGACGAGGCGGTGCGCGAGGTGTGCGAGAAGTTCGAGTGCACCGAGTCGGAGGTGATGAACAGCCTGTACAGCGGCGACCCCCAGGACCAGCTGGCCGTGGCCTACCACCTGGTCATCGACAACCGCCGCATCATGAACCAGGCCAGCGAGTTCTACCTGGCCTCCAGCCCCCCCACGGGCTCCTTCATGGACGACAGCGCGCTGCACATCCCGCCGGGCGTGAAGCCGCACCCCGAGCGGATGCCGCCGCTCATCGCCGACAGCCCCAAGGCACGCTGCCCCCTGGACGCCCTCAACACCACCAAGCCAAAGCCCCTGACTGTCAAAAAGGCCAAGTGGCACCTGGGCATCCGCAGCCAGAGCAAGCCCTACGACATTATGGCCGAGGTGTACCGCGCTATGAAGCAGCTGGACTTCGAGTGGAAG GTGGTGAACGCCTACCACCTGCGGGTGCGCCGCAAGAACCCCGTCACCGGCAACTACGTGAAGATGAGCCTGCAGCTCTACCAGGTGGACAACCGCAGCTATCTGCTGGACTTCAAAAGCATTGATG ACGAGGTGATGGAGCAGAGGTCCGGCTCCTCCACGCCCCAGCGCTCCTGCTCGGCCGCGGGCTTGCACCGGCCGCGCCTGAGCATCGACGCGGCCGCGGCCACCGAGTGCCAGTCCCTGATGGGCTCCCTGAGCGGCTCCTTCGTGGGCAGCATCCCCTCAGTGCCCCCCCGCCTGGGCAGCCACACCATGGACTTCTTTGAGATGTGTGCCAGCCTCATCATGGCCCTGGCCCGCTGA
- the PRKAA2 gene encoding 5'-AMP-activated protein kinase catalytic subunit alpha-2 isoform X2, with product MVMEYVSGGELFDYICKHGRVEEAEARRLFQQILSAVDYCHRHMVVHRDLKPENVLLDAHMNAKIADFGLSNMMSDGEFLRTSCGSPNYAAPEVISGRLYAGPEVDIWSCGVILYALLCGTLPFDDEHVPTLFKKIRGGVFYIPEYLNRSVATLLMHMLQVDPLKRATIKDIREHEWFKEELPSYLFPEDPSYDATVIDDEAVREVCEKFECTESEVMNSLYSGDPQDQLAVAYHLVIDNRRIMNQASEFYLASSPPTGSFMDDSALHIPPGVKPHPERMPPLIADSPKARCPLDALNTTKPKPLTVKKAKWHLGIRSQSKPYDIMAEVYRAMKQLDFEWKVVNAYHLRVRRKNPVTGNYVKMSLQLYQVDNRSYLLDFKSIDDEVMEQRSGSSTPQRSCSAAGLHRPRLSIDAAAATECQSLMGSLSGSFVGSIPSVPPRLGSHTMDFFEMCASLIMALAR from the exons ATGGTCATGGAATACGTGTCCGGGGGGGAATTGTTTGATTACATCTGTAAGCACGGACGT gtCGAGGAGGCAGAAGCTCGACGCCTTTTCCAGCAGATCCTGTCTGCAGTGGATTACTGCCACAGGCACATGGTGGTGCACAGGGACCTGAAGCCAGAGAACGTGCTGCTGGATGCACACATGAATGCAAAGATAGCTGATTTTG GGCTGTCCAACATGATGTCAGATGGTGAATTTCTACGCACCAGCTGTGGTTCCCCAAATTATGCAGCCCCTGAAGTCATCTCTGGAAG GCTCTATGCTGGCCCAGAGGTGGACATCTGGAGCTGTGGTGTCATCCTCTACGCCCTCCTGTGTGGCACTCTGCCTTTTGATGACGAGCACGTCCCCACCCTGTTCAAGAAGATCCGTGGGGGGGTGTTTTACATCCCGGAATACCTCAACCGCTCCGTGGCCACGCTCCTCATGCACATGCTGCAGGTGGACCCCCTCAAGAGAGCCACCATCAAGGACATCAG ggaacacgagtGGTtcaaggaggagctgcccagctaCCTGTTCCCGGAGGACCCTTCCTACGACGCCACGGTCATCGACGACGAGGCGGTGCGCGAGGTGTGCGAGAAGTTCGAGTGCACCGAGTCGGAGGTGATGAACAGCCTGTACAGCGGCGACCCCCAGGACCAGCTGGCCGTGGCCTACCACCTGGTCATCGACAACCGCCGCATCATGAACCAGGCCAGCGAGTTCTACCTGGCCTCCAGCCCCCCCACGGGCTCCTTCATGGACGACAGCGCGCTGCACATCCCGCCGGGCGTGAAGCCGCACCCCGAGCGGATGCCGCCGCTCATCGCCGACAGCCCCAAGGCACGCTGCCCCCTGGACGCCCTCAACACCACCAAGCCAAAGCCCCTGACTGTCAAAAAGGCCAAGTGGCACCTGGGCATCCGCAGCCAGAGCAAGCCCTACGACATTATGGCCGAGGTGTACCGCGCTATGAAGCAGCTGGACTTCGAGTGGAAG GTGGTGAACGCCTACCACCTGCGGGTGCGCCGCAAGAACCCCGTCACCGGCAACTACGTGAAGATGAGCCTGCAGCTCTACCAGGTGGACAACCGCAGCTATCTGCTGGACTTCAAAAGCATTGATG ACGAGGTGATGGAGCAGAGGTCCGGCTCCTCCACGCCCCAGCGCTCCTGCTCGGCCGCGGGCTTGCACCGGCCGCGCCTGAGCATCGACGCGGCCGCGGCCACCGAGTGCCAGTCCCTGATGGGCTCCCTGAGCGGCTCCTTCGTGGGCAGCATCCCCTCAGTGCCCCCCCGCCTGGGCAGCCACACCATGGACTTCTTTGAGATGTGTGCCAGCCTCATCATGGCCCTGGCCCGCTGA